Within the Senegalia massiliensis genome, the region GTTTCTTTGATATAGCTTCATTTGGAGATGGTATAAATGAAATGGGACTTATGGGATCTAATAATTTTTTCCCAAAGTATGCCTCATTTGCAAAAGAATCAATAGATGGAAAGGTAAATATGACTACATCTAATGCTTTTGACTATTTGTTAACTAGATGTAAAGATGTAAATGAAGTAAAAAAAGAATCAAAAAATATTGTACTATTAGAACATGGAAATGATGAAAAAGATATATCTATAAGTATTCATTTTTTCTTTATGGATGCTAAAGGAGAGAAAATTGTATTAGAACCAAAGAATGGTATACTAATTTCTTATGAAAATCCATATGGGATTTTAACAAATTCTCCAGATTTTCCTTGGAATACAACTAATCTAAAGAATTATATTAACTTGAATCCAGAAAATGTTGAAGAAGCTAATTATAATGGGAAAATTATTTCAAAATTCGGAGAAGGAACTGGGATGTTAGGATTACCTGGTGATTTTACATCTCCATCTAGATTCATAAGAGCAGCTTATTTTGTATCCAATACACCTAAAGATTTAGGG harbors:
- a CDS encoding linear amide C-N hydrolase codes for the protein MCTTIGFSYNEGFVSGRTLELGIKLDNKIMYVPKSKENFIDTKDKKYSSKYATIGTSFFDIASFGDGINEMGLMGSNNFFPKYASFAKESIDGKVNMTTSNAFDYLLTRCKDVNEVKKESKNIVLLEHGNDEKDISISIHFFFMDAKGEKIVLEPKNGILISYENPYGILTNSPDFPWNTTNLKNYINLNPENVEEANYNGKIISKFGEGTGMLGLPGDFTSPSRFIRAAYFVSNTPKDLGRNEAILQAFRILSQFDIPKGSVKDMKKRLQNETLYTSIMDTTKKSYFIKCHDNINIQSFCLDDYEDEKDIKFIELEKGMNL